GATGCCGGCCGCGCCGAGCAGGACGTAGGCGCTGCCCCACGCCGTGGGCCCGAGGAGCAGGCCGAGGGCGGGGGAGGGGCGCCCGCCGCGCCCGGCGGCGAGGCCGTAGAGGGCGCCCCACTGGGCGCCGGTGGCCCAGTGGACGACGTTGGTCGTGGTCGCGGCGGCCGCGTCGGGCAGCTCGACGCCGACGGCGCCGGCCACCCGTCGGCCCACCTGGCCGGGCGCGCTGGCCTCGTCGAAGCCGGCCGTGGAGGTGGCCAGGTCCCAGTCGACGAAGCCGTCCTCGCCGCCGCCCCGCCGGTAGCGGCCCCACCACACGAGGTCCATGGCCAGGGTGCCGACGGCGCCGGCCACCACCCCGCGGACGACGCGACCGGCGAGGCCGGGACCGGGGGCGGACGACATCGGCACCAGCCTCCCAGACGCCGGGCGCCCGGTCGAGGCCTCCCTCCGCCGGCTCGGTAGGGTCGGCCGGGTGCCGGGCGTCGCAGGGAGGGGGCGATGAGCCCGACGGGCCCGGACGTGGTCGTCGTGGGCGGTGGCGCGGCCGGGCTCACCGCGGCCCGCGAGGTGCACCGGCGCGGGGCCCGGGCCCTGCTGGTCGAGGCCCACGCGCTCGGAGGCGACTGCACCTTCACCGGGTGCATCCCCTCCAAGGCGCTCCTCGGCGCGGCGGCCGACGGGGCGTCCTGGGACGAGGCCCTCCGGCGGGTGCACCGCACCGTCGCCGCCGTGGCCGCCACCGAGGACGCCGCCGCCCTCGGCCGCGAGGGGGTCGAGGTGCGCCACGGCCGGGCCCGGCTCACCGGTCCGGGGCGGCTCGAGGTCGACGGCTCCGCGGTCGAGGCGGGGGCGATCATCGTGGCCACCGGGGCGACGCCCCTGCTCCCGTCGATCCCCGGGCTCGACCGGGTCGACCCCCTGACGAGCGACACCGTGTTCGACCTCGACGCCCGGCCCCGCTCCCTCGCGGTGCTGGGCGGTGGGCCCGTGGGCTGCGAGCTGGCCCAGGCCTGCGCCCGCCTCGGGGTGGCCGTGACGCTGGTCGAGGCCGAGGGCCGGCTGCTGCCGGCCGAGGAGCCCGACGCCTCGGCGGTCGTGGCCGCCGCCCTCGCCGCCGACGGCGTCGACGTGCGCACGGGGTCGACCGTCACCTCCGCTGCACCCGGCCGGTCGGGAGGCGTGGCCCTCGAGCTCGACGACGGCACGGCGGTGGGCGCCGAGCGCCTGCTCGTCGCCGTCGGGCGGCGACCCTCGGGCGCCGGGCTGGGCCTGGAGGAGCTGGGTGCGGAGGTCGATGCCCGCGGGGCCGTCGTCGTCGACGACACCATGGCCACGTCGGTGCCGGGCATCTGGGCCGCGGGCGACGTGACCGGCCGCCTCGCCCTCACCCACGCCGCCGCCCGCATGGCCATGGTCGCCGCCGGCAACGCCACCGGCGGGGCCCGGACCCGCCTGCGCCCGGCCCGCTTCGACGCCGGCCAGGTGCCGTGGGCCACCTTCACCGACCCCGAGGTGGGCCGGGTCGGCCTCACCGAGGCCCAGGCCGCGGGCCGGGGCGCCAAGGTGTGCGAGCTGCCCTTCACCGAGCTCGACCGGGCCGTCACCGCGGGGCGCACCGAGGGCTTCGTGAAGCTGGTCGCCGGCCCCCGGCGGGGGCTGGGCTGGGCCGGCGGCGGCCGGCTCCTCGGTGCCACCGTGGTGGGTCCCACCGGCGGCGACCTCGTCCACGAGGCCGCCCTCGCCCTCCGCACGGGGATGTTCACCGGGCGCCTGGCCCAGACGGTGCACGCCTACCCGTCCTGGTCGATGGCCCTCCAGCTGGCGGCGGCCCAGCTGTTCGCCGAGGTGGGCGGGCGCCGGGCCCGCCCGGCGCGGTCGTGAGGCCGCCGCCCTCCCGCGTGCCGCGGCCGCCCCGGAGGTGGGAGGCTGGGGCCGTGGCCCGCACCCGCTCCCGGATCCTGGCCGGGGCCCTCGTGGTCGCCCTGGTGGCCGTGCTCGCCGGGTGCGGCGGCGGCGACGACGCCGACACGGCACCGCCGTTCACGGCCGACGTGCTCGGTGGGGGCCAGCTCGACTCCGCCTCCTTCTCGGGCGAGCCCACGGTGCTCTGGTTCTGGGCCCCGTGGTGCACCGTGTGCCGGGGCGAGGCCCCCGACGTGGTCGCCGCCGCCGAGCAGCTCGAGGGCGAGGTCGACCTGGTCGGCGTGGCCGGACGGGGGGAGGTGCCGGCGATGGAGGACTTCGTCGAGGAGACGGGCACCGGGGGCTTCGCCCACGTGGTCGACGCCGACGGCACGATCTGGTCGGACTACGGCGTCCTGTCCCAGCCGTCGTTCGCGTTCATCGCCCCCGACGGCACCGTCGAGACGGTGACCGCGACCTACGACGAGCAGGAGCTGGTCGACCGCATGGAGGCGCTGGCCGCCTGACCCCTCGCGCCGTCGCCGAGGACCGACGGGGTCGCACCTCCTACCCTGGACCGAACGCCGATCGGCAGCCGCTGGTCCGCCGTCTGCCGCCAGGAGTGCCCCATGCCCCACCGTCGCGCCACCACGACCACGACGATCGGCCGCTGACGTGGCCGGCAAGAGCAGGCCGTCGGCCGAGAAGCGGCGCATCGACAAGGAGCGCCAGGAGAAGCAGGCGGCCAAGCGGGAGCGGCGCCACAACCGGGAGTCCGGCGGCGACGCGGAGCAGGGCGACGGCCCCAGCCAGGAGGAGCTCATGGAGCGCTTCCGGGTGCTGAGCGAGGCCCACGCGGCCGGCAAGGTCAGCGACGAGGACTTCGAGCCCGCCCGCCACGAGCTCATGGTCGCCCTCGGCGTCGAGGACCCCGTCGACTGACCGCTCAGGCGTCCGGCCCGGGCTCCACCAGGGGCAGGGGCGAGGGCCCGAACACGAAGAGGCGGTCGAGCGCCGGCCCCGGCGGGGGCTCCCAGTCCATCGCGGCCACCTGGTCGCGGCTGCGGCGGCCGAGGCGCAGCCGCACCACCTCGAACGGGGTGGTGCGCAGGACGGGCGCGTCGGCCGACCCGCCCGTCGCGTCCGAGCACACCTCACGGCCGTCGGGGAACCGCACCCGCAGGGGCACCGGGGCGCCCTCCACCAGGCGGTCGGCCACCACCCGGACGGTGTCGACGTCGCGGGCACCGGGGCGGTCCAGGGCCGTCCGCACGTCGTGCTCGTGGGTCAGGGCGTCGATCATCCCCGGCCACATCTGGGCGCGCCGCAGGGCGTCCTCCATCAGGGGCGAGCCCTGGCGCCAGGTGTCGGCCAGCACGGCCAGGGACTCGTCGCGGTGCCGGGCCACCTGCTCGGCGGTCTGGGCCTCCGACGGCGGACCCTGGATGCGGCCCGCGGCGCCGTCCTCGATGTTGCCCACCAGGTGGGCCAGCACGTCGCGCACCGTCCACCCCGGGCAGGCCGGGACGGCCACGTCGGCGGCCGCCTCGCCCGCCTCCTCGAGCAGGGCGCAGAGCCGCTCGCGCACCCGGGCGTAGTGGTCACCGAGGTCCACGTCCCCGACGACGGCGTCCGACGGCACCGGCGCAGGCTACCCACCCCGGGTCGGCGACGGGAGGGGAGGGGCGGCGGACCGCCGCTCGCTGCCGACCACCTGCGGGGCATGACCTAGGTTCGCGACGGTGCACGCACGCATCCAGCCCGGGCGCACGATCACCGGCATGTCGGCCGTCCTCGTCCCCTTCACGGCCGACGGGGCGATCGACTGGCCCGCGGTGGAGGCCCACATCGCCCGCACCGCAGCGGCCGGCCTCACCCCGGCGGTGAACATGGACACCGGCTACGTCCAGCTCCTGGCCCCGGCCGACGCCGAGCGGGTGCTGGACCTGGCCGCCGAGGTCACCGGCGGCGACTTCGTGGCCGGCGCCTACGTGGCCGACGGCCCCGGCGACGCCCTCGCCCTCGACGCCTACGAGCGGGCGTGCACGGCGATCGCAGCGCGTGGCGGCACGCCCGTCGTCTTCCCGTCCCACGGCCTCAACGCCCTCGACGACGACGGCTGGGTCGCAGCCCTGGCCGACCTCGGCGGCCGGGTCGACCGCTTCGTCGGCTTCGAGCTGGGCCCCATGTTCGTGCCCTACGGCCGCATCCCCTCGCTGGAGGCGTACCGAGGCCTGGTCGGCATCCCCCAGTGCATCGGGGCCAAGCACTCGTCGCTCAGCCGCCAGCTGGAGTGGGACCGCCTCGCCGTCTGCGACGAGCTGCGGCCCGGGTTCCACGTCTTCACCGGCAACGACCTGGCCATCGACATGGTGGTGTACGGCTCGGACTACCTGCTCGGGCTGTCGACCTTCGCCCCCGAGGCCTTCGCGGCCCGGGACCGGCTGTGGGCGGCCGAGGACCCCGCCTTCCACGAGCTCAACGACCTCCTCCAGTACCTGGGCATGTTCACCTTCCGGGCGCCGGTGCCCGGCTACCGCCACGACGCGGCCATGGCCTTCGTCCTGCGGGGATGGGCCGCCAGCGACACCACCCCGCCCGGGGCGCCCCGGCGCCCCGAGGCCGACCGGGCCGTGCTGGCCGACATCCTCGAGCGGCTGGAGGCGTGGACGTGACCACCCGGCTCACCCAGGTCAAGAAGCTCGACACCCTCGACGCCCTGCGCAGCCACCTGGCCGACCTCGGCGTCGAGCTCCCGGTGGCCGACGCGGCCGAGCCCGACGGCGTGCTGGCCAGCCCGGTCGAGGTGCACGACGGCTCGGCCGGCACCCTCACCGTGCCCAACCGCTTCGCCGTGCTCCCCATGGAGGGCTGGGACGGCAGCGCCGAGGGCCACCCCACCGACCTGGTGCGGCGCCGCTGGGGCCGCTTCGGCGCCAGCGGGTGCGGCCTCGTCTGGGGCGAGGCCACCGCCGTGCGCCACGACGGTCGGGCCAACCCCCACCAGCTCGTCCTCGACGAGCGCACGGTCGACGAGGTGGCCGTCCTGCGCGACCTCCTCGCCCCCGAGCAGGTCGCCGGGCTCCAGCTCACCCACTCCGGCCGGTGGAGCCGACCCGACGGCACCCCCGCCCCCCGCACCGCCTACGCCCACCCGATCCTCGACGGCCGCCTCGGCGTCGACGCCGGGGCCGTCCTCGCCGACGACGAGCTCGACGAGCTGGTCGAGGCCTACGTGGCCGCCGCCGTCCTGGCCCAGCAGGCCGGCTTCGCCTTCGTCGACGTGAAGCACTGCCACGGCTACCTGCTCCACGAGCTGCTCAGCGCCCACGACCGGCCGGGGCCCTACGGGGGCGACCTCGAGGGCCGCACCCGGTTCCTCCGCTCGGTGGTCGAGGGCATCCGCGACCGGGCGCCGGGCCTGGCCGTCGCCGTCCGCCTGTCGCTGTTCGACCTGCTGCCCTTCCGGGCCGGCCCCGACGGCACCGGCGAGCCCGACGGGTCCGGTCCCTACCCCTACGCCTTCGGCGGCGACGGCACCGGCCTCGGCGTCGACCTGGCCGAGACCCACGCCCTGCTCGAGCTGGTCGAGGGCCTGGGCATCGGCCTGGTGAGCGCCACCGCCGGCAGCCCGTACTACAACCCCCACGTCCAGCGGCCCGCCTACTTCCCGCCCTCGGACGGCTACCAGCCCCCCGAGGACCCGTTGGTGGGCGTGGCCCGCCAGGTGGCGGCGACCGCCGAGGTGACCGCCCGCCACCCGGGCCTGGCCATCGTGGGCAGCGGCCTGTCCTACGTCCAGCAGTGGCTGCCCGAGGTGGCCCAGGCGATCGTCGCCTCCGGCGGGGCCGACCTGGTCGGCCTCGGGCGCATGGTGCTGTCGTACCCCGACCTGGCCGCCGACGTGCTCGCCGGTCGGCCCCTGCAGACCCGGCTGGTGTGCCGGACCTTCAGCGACTGCACCACCGCGCCCCGCAACGGGCTGGTGTCGGGCTGCTTCCCCCTCGACCCCTTCTACAAGGACCACCCCCAGCGGGTGGAGCTGACCCAGGCCAAGAAGGAGGCCCGCCGGGCGCAGCGGTCGGGCTGAGACCGGCACCCCCGAGCACCCGGGAGCCTGCCTAGCCTCGGGGCATGACCGGTCCCACGCGCGTGGCCCTCGCCCTGGGCAGCGGCGGTGCCCGGGGCTACGCCCACATCGGCGCCATCGAGGTGCTCGAGGAGCGGGGCGCGGAGATCGTCACCATCGCCGGGTCCTCGATGGGGTCGCTCGTCGGGGGCCTGCGGGCCGCCGACCGCCTCCCCGCCTACACCGAGTGGGTCACCGGCCTCCGCCAGCGCGACGTGGTCCGCCTCCTCGACCCGTCGCTCTCGGCCCCCGGCGCCATCCGGGGCGAGAAGATCGTGGCCCGGGTGCGCGAGCTGCTCGACGACGCCTCCATCGAGGACCTCCCCATCCCCTTCACCGCGGTGGCCACCGACCTCTTCGCGGGCAAGGAGGTGTGGTTCCAGCGGGGCCCGGTGCACGCCGCCATCCGCGCCTCCATCGCCATCCCCGGGGTGATCACGCCGGTGGTGCTGAACGGCCGGCTCCTCGCCGACGGCGGCCTGATGAACCCGGTGCCCATCGCGCCCACGTCGGCCTCCGGCGCGGAGGTCACCGTGGCCGTGTCGCTGGACGGCCCGTCGCGCAGCGACCCCGACGGGCCGACGGTGCAGGAGTCGGCCGAGCCCCGCCCGGTGGACGAGTGGATCGACCGGTTCCGCAGCAGCGCCAGCCAGCTGCTCGACCGCGACGCCGTCCGCTCCGTGCTGGCCCGCTTCGGGGGCAGCGACGGGGACGGCCCCGTCGACGACGCCGTGCCCGAGGAGCTGGTCGAGGAGGTCTTCGGTGCCCTCCCGGCCGGGCTGGGCAAGTTCGACATGATGAGCCAGTCCATCGACGCCATGCAGACGCTGCTCGTCCGCTACCGGCTGGCCGGCTACCCGCCCGACGTCCTCGTCTCGGTGCCCAAGGACGCCTGTCGGAGCCTCGACTTCCACCGGGCCGCGGAGATGGTGGCCCTGGGGCGGGAGCTGACGACCGCCGCCCTCGACCGGGCCGGCATCCTGCCCGGCGAGCCCGCCACCCCCGTCGCCCCCGCCGCGCCCCCGGGGGCTCCCCCGACCGACGACGAGGAGTAGCGGCGCGCCCCGGCGGCGGCGGTGGGGGTCGACCGCCACGCCCGGCGCCGAGGAGGGCGGCGACGTCGCCTGCCGCCCGCGACCGACAGGTCTACGCTCTCGCCAGTCGACGCGAGGTGGTCACCATGCGGTCACGGGCGATGAGGGCGACGGGCGGCGACGCCGGCGGTGGACGGCGCCGGCCTCGGTGGTGGCGGGCGCCGCTCGTGCTCGCCCTGCTCCTGGGCGCGGCGGCGTGCAGCACCCCCGAGCCCACGGCGGTGGTGACCGACAGCGAGCCGCTGACCTCCGAGGCGCCGCCGAC
Above is a window of Iamia majanohamensis DNA encoding:
- a CDS encoding redoxin domain-containing protein, producing the protein MARTRSRILAGALVVALVAVLAGCGGGDDADTAPPFTADVLGGGQLDSASFSGEPTVLWFWAPWCTVCRGEAPDVVAAAEQLEGEVDLVGVAGRGEVPAMEDFVEETGTGGFAHVVDADGTIWSDYGVLSQPSFAFIAPDGTVETVTATYDEQELVDRMEALAA
- a CDS encoding dihydrolipoyl dehydrogenase family protein produces the protein MSPTGPDVVVVGGGAAGLTAAREVHRRGARALLVEAHALGGDCTFTGCIPSKALLGAAADGASWDEALRRVHRTVAAVAATEDAAALGREGVEVRHGRARLTGPGRLEVDGSAVEAGAIIVATGATPLLPSIPGLDRVDPLTSDTVFDLDARPRSLAVLGGGPVGCELAQACARLGVAVTLVEAEGRLLPAEEPDASAVVAAALAADGVDVRTGSTVTSAAPGRSGGVALELDDGTAVGAERLLVAVGRRPSGAGLGLEELGAEVDARGAVVVDDTMATSVPGIWAAGDVTGRLALTHAAARMAMVAAGNATGGARTRLRPARFDAGQVPWATFTDPEVGRVGLTEAQAAGRGAKVCELPFTELDRAVTAGRTEGFVKLVAGPRRGLGWAGGGRLLGATVVGPTGGDLVHEAALALRTGMFTGRLAQTVHAYPSWSMALQLAAAQLFAEVGGRRARPARS
- a CDS encoding maleylpyruvate isomerase family mycothiol-dependent enzyme, producing the protein MPSDAVVGDVDLGDHYARVRERLCALLEEAGEAAADVAVPACPGWTVRDVLAHLVGNIEDGAAGRIQGPPSEAQTAEQVARHRDESLAVLADTWRQGSPLMEDALRRAQMWPGMIDALTHEHDVRTALDRPGARDVDTVRVVADRLVEGAPVPLRVRFPDGREVCSDATGGSADAPVLRTTPFEVVRLRLGRRSRDQVAAMDWEPPPGPALDRLFVFGPSPLPLVEPGPDA
- a CDS encoding dihydrodipicolinate synthase family protein — translated: MHARIQPGRTITGMSAVLVPFTADGAIDWPAVEAHIARTAAAGLTPAVNMDTGYVQLLAPADAERVLDLAAEVTGGDFVAGAYVADGPGDALALDAYERACTAIAARGGTPVVFPSHGLNALDDDGWVAALADLGGRVDRFVGFELGPMFVPYGRIPSLEAYRGLVGIPQCIGAKHSSLSRQLEWDRLAVCDELRPGFHVFTGNDLAIDMVVYGSDYLLGLSTFAPEAFAARDRLWAAEDPAFHELNDLLQYLGMFTFRAPVPGYRHDAAMAFVLRGWAASDTTPPGAPRRPEADRAVLADILERLEAWT
- a CDS encoding patatin-like phospholipase family protein translates to MTGPTRVALALGSGGARGYAHIGAIEVLEERGAEIVTIAGSSMGSLVGGLRAADRLPAYTEWVTGLRQRDVVRLLDPSLSAPGAIRGEKIVARVRELLDDASIEDLPIPFTAVATDLFAGKEVWFQRGPVHAAIRASIAIPGVITPVVLNGRLLADGGLMNPVPIAPTSASGAEVTVAVSLDGPSRSDPDGPTVQESAEPRPVDEWIDRFRSSASQLLDRDAVRSVLARFGGSDGDGPVDDAVPEELVEEVFGALPAGLGKFDMMSQSIDAMQTLLVRYRLAGYPPDVLVSVPKDACRSLDFHRAAEMVALGRELTTAALDRAGILPGEPATPVAPAAPPGAPPTDDEE
- a CDS encoding NADH:flavin oxidoreductase; the encoded protein is MDVTTRLTQVKKLDTLDALRSHLADLGVELPVADAAEPDGVLASPVEVHDGSAGTLTVPNRFAVLPMEGWDGSAEGHPTDLVRRRWGRFGASGCGLVWGEATAVRHDGRANPHQLVLDERTVDEVAVLRDLLAPEQVAGLQLTHSGRWSRPDGTPAPRTAYAHPILDGRLGVDAGAVLADDELDELVEAYVAAAVLAQQAGFAFVDVKHCHGYLLHELLSAHDRPGPYGGDLEGRTRFLRSVVEGIRDRAPGLAVAVRLSLFDLLPFRAGPDGTGEPDGSGPYPYAFGGDGTGLGVDLAETHALLELVEGLGIGLVSATAGSPYYNPHVQRPAYFPPSDGYQPPEDPLVGVARQVAATAEVTARHPGLAIVGSGLSYVQQWLPEVAQAIVASGGADLVGLGRMVLSYPDLAADVLAGRPLQTRLVCRTFSDCTTAPRNGLVSGCFPLDPFYKDHPQRVELTQAKKEARRAQRSG